In the Deinococcus roseus genome, AAACGCAGGGTTTGCTTCTGCTCGTCCCATTTGGCCTGAATGAACAGGTTGGTTCCGGTGTCGTTCTTGAACTTCAGGTTCTTCTGGGGAGAGTACACCGTGGCCTCAAAACCCACGGGGTCATAGTAGTGCACCCAGTAAGAGTGGTAATGCCTTTCGGTGATGGGCAGACCAGAATTGTAGGCCGCCCTGAAAATGGTGGTGGACACCTGGCAGATGCCGCCACCGTCTTCCTTGCCCAGCTTGTCTCCCAGAATCACGTATCCGGGCACAAAGCCATTGGCCTTGCTGATGTCTCCCACGGTTTTGTTGAAATCAAATTCTTTGCCCGCCTCGATGTACTGCTCATTGACCTTGGAGGCACCATTGATGATGTTGGTCACCCGGAAACTGGGGCTGCCCTTAAAGCTGGACTCTCCCCCACCAAAGTGGAACAGGATGCCCTGATCGGCAAACTTTTGCACAGAGCGTTTGGGCTCCTGCTTGTCAATCACCAGATCGCTGCTAGGGGCATCGGTCATGATGGCATCCAGCAGTTTCTTCTCGGTGGCTTCCTGATTGACGGTCCAGCCGGTTTGCTGCTCTCCCCACCAGTTTTCGCTGTGGTTGTAGAACAGGGCATCTTTGACTTCTCTGGCATTCAATTGCTTGTAGATTTTGTCCAGGGTTGGGTGCAAACTGCTGGAAATCTTCTGGTATTTCTCGGAGCGCTCGATCAGGTTGTTGTCCAGCTCAAAAGATTTGGCGATCACAAAATTTTCCAGCTGCCCCCCCCGAATCCGGTACTCATTGACCTTCAGGACCAGTTTGAAATTGGGTTTCTTCTCGGGCTTCTGGGGTGCAGGCTTGGGGTCTGCAGGTTTGGGGTCTGTGGACTGGGTTTCCTGTCCAGTGCTCTGGTTGCCTGGGTCTTTTTCAGGATCATCCTGGGCCAGAGCGGTGGTGATGGCCGCCAGCAGAACAAGAACGGGCAGAGCAGCTTTGCGCAGTAAAACGTGTTTCATGTTGACCTTTCATGTGGACGGTGGACGAGGTGCATCCAGCTTGATGCTTTAGATT is a window encoding:
- a CDS encoding VanW family protein — its product is MKHVLLRKAALPVLVLLAAITTALAQDDPEKDPGNQSTGQETQSTDPKPADPKPAPQKPEKKPNFKLVLKVNEYRIRGGQLENFVIAKSFELDNNLIERSEKYQKISSSLHPTLDKIYKQLNAREVKDALFYNHSENWWGEQQTGWTVNQEATEKKLLDAIMTDAPSSDLVIDKQEPKRSVQKFADQGILFHFGGGESSFKGSPSFRVTNIINGASKVNEQYIEAGKEFDFNKTVGDISKANGFVPGYVILGDKLGKEDGGGICQVSTTIFRAAYNSGLPITERHYHSYWVHYYDPVGFEATVYSPQKNLKFKNDTGTNLFIQAKWDEQKQTLRFDLFGRKPDRKVEISDSHVSNILPPAGPQYVGDPSVRLGHYRQIDHAQKGITVVIDRKVTYDSGEVKKDAIKSIYKPWGDIYAVNPADPRAD